Proteins from one Microbacterium proteolyticum genomic window:
- a CDS encoding allophanate hydrolase, with the protein MSAVERVRAAYARMREVDRPEVWITVRDEDDALAEAAEVDLGVAAGERLPLAGTVVAVKDNIDVEGMPTTAGSRAYAYRPERDATAVARLRAAGAVVIGKTNLDQFATGLVGTRSPFGAVRNAWDPTRISGGSSSGSAVAVALGVVDLALGTDTAGSGRVPAALNGIVGVKPTVGLVPATGVVPACRTLDCVTVFARDLSDARAAAELMAGPDGIDPLGREDRPAPPLDARPRVAIPTPDHLEGLADGWAEAFAGVVAALAASGVEIVEVDIAPLLEAASLLYGGAFVAERTAAVGDFIAAHPELVGTDLDPTVAGIVLGGAEARAADYFRDRERLDRLGAEGLRRLDGTVALLTPTTTWHPTLDEVAADPVGANSRMGRYTNFANLLDRSALAVPAGVVGGRAFGVMLTGAPFADRTLAQLAERIQAPSVDLLVVGAHLRGQPLNHQLVAAGGTFIAEVETAAQYRLYALDTVPPKPGLARAAEGGAAIAGEVWRLPAAGFGRFVADLPAPMGIGSAVLADGSSVAGFLCEAVALEGATDITAHGGWRAYRAATA; encoded by the coding sequence GTGAGCGCCGTCGAGCGGGTCCGCGCCGCGTACGCCCGGATGCGCGAGGTCGACCGCCCCGAGGTGTGGATCACGGTCCGCGACGAGGACGACGCGCTCGCTGAGGCGGCCGAGGTCGATCTCGGCGTCGCGGCGGGGGAGCGCCTGCCGCTCGCCGGCACCGTCGTCGCGGTGAAGGACAACATCGATGTCGAGGGGATGCCGACCACCGCCGGGAGCCGCGCGTACGCGTACCGTCCCGAGCGTGACGCGACCGCGGTGGCGCGCCTGCGCGCGGCCGGGGCCGTGGTGATCGGCAAGACGAACCTCGACCAGTTCGCCACCGGACTCGTGGGGACCCGGAGCCCCTTCGGGGCCGTCCGCAACGCGTGGGACCCGACGCGCATCTCGGGCGGCTCCAGCTCGGGGTCGGCCGTGGCCGTGGCCCTCGGCGTCGTCGACCTCGCGCTCGGCACCGACACGGCCGGTTCCGGTCGCGTGCCCGCGGCGCTCAACGGCATCGTCGGCGTGAAGCCCACGGTCGGGCTCGTGCCCGCCACCGGCGTCGTGCCCGCGTGCCGCACGCTCGACTGCGTCACCGTGTTCGCGCGCGACCTGTCCGACGCCCGCGCCGCCGCCGAGCTCATGGCCGGCCCCGACGGGATCGACCCGCTCGGCCGCGAGGACCGCCCCGCCCCGCCGCTCGACGCGCGCCCGCGCGTGGCCATCCCGACGCCCGATCACCTCGAGGGCCTCGCCGACGGCTGGGCCGAAGCCTTCGCCGGTGTCGTCGCCGCGCTCGCCGCCTCGGGCGTGGAGATCGTCGAGGTCGATATCGCGCCGCTCCTCGAAGCGGCGTCGCTGCTGTACGGCGGCGCGTTCGTCGCGGAGCGCACCGCGGCCGTCGGCGACTTCATCGCGGCCCACCCCGAGCTCGTCGGCACCGACCTCGACCCGACGGTGGCCGGGATCGTGCTCGGCGGGGCCGAGGCGCGGGCCGCGGACTACTTCCGCGACCGCGAGCGTCTCGACCGCCTCGGGGCGGAGGGGCTGCGCCGACTCGACGGGACCGTGGCGCTGCTCACACCGACGACCACGTGGCATCCGACCCTCGACGAGGTCGCGGCCGACCCGGTCGGCGCGAACAGCCGCATGGGCCGGTACACGAACTTCGCGAACCTGCTCGACAGGAGCGCCCTCGCCGTCCCCGCCGGGGTGGTGGGTGGCCGCGCGTTCGGCGTGATGCTCACCGGTGCGCCGTTCGCCGACCGCACGCTCGCGCAGCTCGCCGAGCGCATCCAGGCGCCGTCCGTCGACCTCCTCGTCGTGGGCGCGCACCTGCGCGGGCAGCCGCTGAACCACCAGCTCGTCGCCGCGGGCGGAACATTTATCGCCGAGGTCGAGACCGCCGCGCAGTACCGGCTCTACGCCCTCGACACGGTTCCGCCGAAGCCGGGCCTCGCCCGCGCGGCCGAGGGCGGCGCCGCGATCGCGGGGGAGGTGTGGCGGCTTCCGGCCGCCGGGTTCGGACGCTTCGTCGCGGATCTGCCCGCCCCCATGGGCATCGGTTCCGCCGTGCTTGCGGACGGGTCGAGTGTCGCCGGCTTCCTGTGCGAGGCCGTCGCGCTGGAGGGTGCGACCGACATCACCGCCCACGGCGGCTGGCGCGCGTACCGGGCGGCGACGGCGTGA
- a CDS encoding N-acyl homoserine lactonase family protein — protein MSSTVVDHADLPPLRLGGRPRRLVPMVVGYEPIPEAVSLHGGSSFRFLMEPVTAVAVVFDEGWVLVDGGFDPARIRDRATRTASFDYENYTPIVPPGDPLVDQIAEAGLDLGDLAAALLTHSHFDHTGAARLLTPDQPLLLQRREWQHVNQTTDARGNFLFHADLDRDGLTLGLLDGDTPLAAGLTAIDTSGHTPGHQSFAVELPERTVVLAGDAADLLDNIEREVRCGSTVGDDGPALADRAISRLASLHRAPSSEVWPAHDPAFPVWSAIVRSR, from the coding sequence GTGAGCTCGACGGTCGTCGATCACGCCGACCTGCCGCCGCTGCGGCTCGGCGGCCGGCCGCGGCGCCTGGTCCCGATGGTCGTGGGGTACGAGCCGATCCCCGAGGCCGTGTCCCTCCACGGCGGCAGCAGCTTCCGGTTCCTCATGGAGCCGGTGACCGCGGTCGCGGTCGTGTTCGACGAGGGGTGGGTGCTCGTCGACGGCGGGTTCGACCCGGCGCGCATCCGCGACCGCGCGACGCGCACGGCATCCTTCGACTACGAGAACTACACGCCGATCGTTCCGCCCGGCGACCCGTTGGTCGACCAGATCGCCGAGGCGGGGCTCGACCTCGGCGATCTCGCGGCGGCGCTGCTCACGCACTCGCACTTCGACCACACCGGTGCCGCCCGCCTGCTCACTCCCGATCAGCCGCTGCTGCTGCAGCGGAGGGAGTGGCAGCACGTCAACCAGACCACCGACGCCCGCGGGAACTTCCTCTTCCACGCCGACCTCGACCGCGACGGCCTCACGCTCGGCCTGCTCGACGGCGATACGCCCCTGGCTGCGGGTCTCACCGCGATCGACACGTCGGGGCACACCCCGGGGCACCAGTCGTTCGCCGTGGAGCTGCCGGAGCGCACCGTCGTCCTGGCCGGAGACGCCGCGGACCTGCTCGACAACATCGAGCGTGAGGTCCGCTGCGGTTCGACGGTGGGCGACGACGGCCCCGCGCTCGCCGATCGCGCGATCTCCCGCCTGGCCTCCCTGCACCGGGCTCCGTCGTCCGAGGTGTGGCCCGCCCATGACCCCGCTTTCCCGGTCTGGTCGGCGATCGTCCGCTCCCGCTGA
- a CDS encoding urea amidolyase associated protein UAAP1 has translation MEGRVDALGNVGRAREDARARAAQSEWMPYLPPSTAPFAPEGVAAEDLRWAETVAPGGYTHLRVARGTRLRFTDPTGDACATVLLFNAVEPGERLNVADTQKIPWQAYLGEGHPLLSGDGRVLATIAADTSGHHDAFCGTSTDAWNEQRYGDAAPEGPSPSGHGLLRLAASKHGLTVRDLPPAVSFFQGVRANPEGDLEWLGSAGPGASVELVAELPLIVLVADVPHPLDPREDYIVGPLQVTAWASEPTGEGDAVFSLTPERERAYRNSITYAALAGL, from the coding sequence ATGGAAGGTCGTGTCGACGCTCTCGGCAACGTGGGGCGCGCCCGTGAGGACGCCCGCGCCCGTGCCGCACAGTCGGAATGGATGCCGTATCTCCCGCCCTCGACGGCTCCCTTCGCCCCGGAGGGGGTCGCCGCGGAAGACCTGCGCTGGGCCGAGACGGTGGCGCCGGGCGGCTACACGCACCTGCGCGTCGCCCGCGGCACACGCCTGCGCTTCACGGATCCCACCGGCGACGCGTGCGCGACCGTGCTCCTCTTCAACGCCGTCGAACCCGGCGAGCGACTCAACGTCGCGGACACGCAGAAGATCCCGTGGCAGGCGTACCTCGGCGAGGGCCACCCGCTGCTCTCGGGCGACGGCCGCGTCCTCGCGACGATCGCCGCCGACACCTCGGGCCACCACGACGCGTTCTGCGGCACCTCCACGGACGCCTGGAACGAGCAGCGGTACGGCGACGCGGCGCCCGAGGGTCCGTCGCCGTCGGGTCACGGTCTGCTGCGCCTCGCCGCGAGCAAGCACGGCCTGACCGTCCGCGACCTGCCGCCCGCGGTCTCGTTCTTCCAGGGTGTGCGCGCGAACCCCGAGGGCGACCTCGAGTGGCTCGGTTCCGCCGGTCCGGGGGCGTCGGTCGAGCTCGTCGCGGAACTGCCGTTGATCGTGCTGGTCGCCGACGTCCCGCACCCGCTCGACCCGCGCGAGGACTACATCGTCGGCCCGCTGCAGGTCACGGCGTGGGCGTCCGAGCCGACCGGCGAGGGGGATGCCGTGTTCTCCCTGACCCCCGAGCGCGAACGCGCCTACCGCAACAGCATCACGTACGCCGCCCTGGCCGGGCTCTGA
- a CDS encoding urea amidolyase associated protein UAAP2, translating to MITTVPERPVHADGVPLDWSEPLVPGEVVLDERVAPRGPWSGIVRAGDVLTIVDVGGNQSADFLVYAADDTDERYSAADTIAWQRNVYVRTGTVLRSNLGLPLMTVVGNEVDRQDTIGGACSKESNTLRYGHHTMYQHGCRENFLAEAARYGLGARDLVSNLNWFMNVPVEEDGSLGIVDGMSAPGKGVALRAERDVLVIVSNCPQMNNPCNDFSCTPLRMVVTRP from the coding sequence ATGATCACCACCGTTCCCGAACGTCCCGTCCACGCCGACGGCGTGCCCCTCGACTGGTCCGAGCCGCTCGTGCCCGGCGAGGTCGTGCTCGATGAGCGCGTCGCGCCGCGCGGACCGTGGTCGGGCATCGTCCGCGCCGGCGACGTCCTGACGATCGTCGACGTGGGCGGCAACCAGTCCGCCGACTTCCTCGTCTACGCCGCCGACGACACCGACGAGCGCTACAGCGCCGCCGACACCATCGCGTGGCAGCGCAACGTCTACGTCCGCACCGGCACGGTGCTGCGCAGCAACCTCGGCCTTCCGCTCATGACCGTGGTCGGCAACGAGGTCGACCGGCAGGACACGATCGGAGGCGCCTGCTCGAAGGAGTCGAACACCCTCCGCTACGGCCACCACACGATGTACCAGCACGGCTGCCGCGAGAACTTCCTCGCAGAGGCGGCCCGCTACGGTCTCGGCGCCCGCGACCTCGTGTCGAACCTCAACTGGTTCATGAACGTCCCGGTCGAGGAGGACGGATCGCTCGGCATCGTCGACGGCATGTCGGCGCCCGGGAAGGGCGTGGCCCTCCGCGCCGAGCGCGACGTGCTCGTGATCGTGTCGAACTGCCCGCAGATGAACAACCCGTGCAACGACTTCAGCTGCACGCCGCTGCGCATGGTGGTGACGCGCCCGTGA
- the uca gene encoding urea carboxylase yields the protein MTGFDTLLVANRGEIARRILRSARERGLRTVAVFSDADRAAPHVREADEAVRLGPAPAAESYLRIDAILDAARATGAGAIHPGYGFLAENADAARAVEAAGLAWVGPTPEQLEAFGLKHRARALAEAAGVPLLPGTGVLASASEAEAAASVIGYPVMLKATGGGGGIGMRVCADADELRAAYDAVVRQAEASFGTPGVFLEKFVRPARHVEVQLFGDGAGRVAVLGDRDCSPQRRNQKVVEEAPAPGLPDAVRAELHRTAAALASGIRYRSAGTAEFVYDPIAERAYFLEVNARLQVEHPVTEAVFGVDLVGLMLDLAGGGPDAVPDALFAEAREPRGHAVEARIYAEDPDRGNTPSTGLVTAVQLPEGDGIRVDAWVEAGSEVSPFYDPLLGKVIAHGADRDAALDRLSAALADTRIDGIVTGAGMIREIVNDPRVRAVAHDTGTLDDAHDPDPRIDVVDAGMLTTVQDLPGRVGYWQIGVPPSGPMDAVSFREANLAVGNPEGAPGLEITLTGPTLRFSVDSVVAVTGAPVTVEVDGVAAPQWEPIEVPAGGVLRIGTAEGPGMRVFLAVRGGIDVPSYLGSASTFTLGGFGGHGGRALVTGDVLRPGTAAVAAPAPIPAARRPHLDTTWVLAVTEGPHGAPEFFTRADIDALYSAEYRVQVNSARTGVRLTGPKPAWARTDGGEAGLHPSNIHDTPYAVGALDFTGDTPVLLGPDGPSLGGFVCPVVVASGDLWKLGQLRPGDVVRFAPVREADAATLDPAIAAPALVGTGDGDDGVIALREAEVEGERVLRPRTTYRRDGDDNVLVEFGDQVLDLGLRMRVHALQERLAHEAPRGILDVTPGIRSLQVHTDASVLRASQLVGLLRELDDDLPPTSELVVPSREVRLPLSWDDPATRLAIERYMAGVRDDAPWTPWNIEFIRRINGLDSVDDVYRTVFDAQYLVMGLGDVYLGAPVATPLDPRHRLVTTKYNPARTWTAENSVGIGGAYMCIYGMEGPGGYQFVGRTVQIWNRFRRGGLFAENPWALRFFDRIRWYPVSAEELLDLRADVDAGRGNFETVEGEFALAEYERFLADEAPGIEAFRERQRRAFDEERERWRASGEFDRVDEAPAAAPTAGRELPPGTVGVTAPFAAAVWRVDAAQGAAVQKEEKMIVLEAMKMETPIGSPVTGTVAEVFVRPGETVAAGQLLAAVAVDA from the coding sequence GTGACCGGTTTCGACACGCTCCTCGTCGCTAACCGCGGCGAGATCGCCCGCCGCATCCTGCGCTCGGCGCGCGAGCGGGGCCTCCGCACGGTCGCGGTCTTCTCGGACGCCGACCGCGCCGCGCCCCACGTCCGCGAGGCCGACGAGGCCGTGCGCCTCGGCCCCGCCCCCGCCGCGGAGTCGTACCTCCGCATCGACGCGATCCTCGACGCCGCCCGCGCCACGGGCGCCGGGGCGATCCACCCCGGGTACGGGTTCCTCGCCGAGAACGCCGACGCGGCACGCGCCGTCGAGGCGGCGGGGCTCGCGTGGGTCGGTCCGACGCCCGAGCAGCTCGAGGCCTTCGGTCTGAAGCACCGCGCGCGGGCGCTCGCCGAGGCCGCGGGTGTGCCGCTCCTCCCCGGCACCGGCGTGCTCGCGTCGGCCTCGGAGGCCGAGGCCGCGGCATCCGTCATCGGATACCCCGTGATGCTCAAGGCCACCGGCGGTGGCGGCGGCATCGGCATGCGCGTGTGCGCGGATGCCGACGAGCTCCGCGCCGCGTACGACGCGGTGGTCCGCCAGGCCGAGGCGAGCTTCGGCACGCCCGGGGTGTTCCTGGAGAAGTTCGTGCGCCCCGCGCGGCACGTCGAAGTGCAGCTCTTCGGCGACGGCGCGGGCCGCGTCGCGGTCCTCGGCGACCGCGACTGCTCGCCGCAGCGCCGGAACCAGAAGGTCGTCGAGGAGGCACCGGCGCCCGGACTCCCCGACGCGGTGCGTGCGGAACTGCACCGCACCGCGGCGGCCCTGGCATCCGGCATCCGGTACCGCTCCGCCGGAACCGCGGAGTTCGTCTATGACCCGATCGCCGAGCGCGCGTACTTCCTCGAGGTCAACGCGCGCCTGCAGGTCGAGCACCCCGTCACCGAGGCGGTCTTCGGCGTCGACCTGGTCGGCCTGATGCTCGATCTCGCCGGCGGCGGCCCCGACGCCGTGCCGGACGCCCTGTTCGCGGAAGCCCGCGAACCGCGCGGACACGCGGTCGAGGCCCGCATCTACGCCGAGGACCCCGACCGCGGCAACACCCCATCGACCGGACTCGTCACCGCCGTGCAGCTGCCCGAGGGCGATGGCATCCGCGTCGATGCGTGGGTCGAGGCCGGCAGCGAGGTCTCGCCGTTCTACGACCCGCTGCTGGGCAAGGTCATCGCGCACGGCGCCGACCGCGACGCGGCCCTCGACCGGCTCTCCGCCGCGCTCGCCGACACGCGCATCGACGGCATCGTGACGGGCGCCGGCATGATCCGCGAGATCGTGAACGACCCGCGCGTCCGTGCCGTCGCGCACGACACCGGGACCCTCGACGACGCGCACGACCCCGACCCGCGCATCGACGTCGTGGATGCCGGCATGCTCACGACCGTGCAGGACCTGCCCGGACGCGTGGGGTACTGGCAGATCGGCGTCCCGCCGTCCGGGCCCATGGATGCCGTGTCCTTCCGCGAGGCCAACCTCGCCGTCGGCAACCCCGAGGGGGCGCCGGGCCTGGAGATCACGCTGACCGGTCCGACCCTGCGCTTCAGCGTGGACTCGGTCGTCGCCGTGACGGGAGCGCCGGTCACGGTCGAGGTCGACGGTGTCGCCGCCCCGCAGTGGGAGCCGATCGAGGTTCCCGCGGGCGGCGTGCTGCGCATCGGCACCGCCGAGGGCCCGGGCATGCGGGTGTTCCTCGCCGTGCGCGGCGGCATCGACGTGCCGTCGTACCTCGGGAGCGCGTCGACCTTCACGCTCGGCGGCTTCGGCGGGCACGGCGGCCGCGCGCTCGTGACCGGAGACGTGCTGCGCCCGGGGACTGCGGCGGTCGCCGCCCCGGCACCGATCCCCGCGGCGAGGCGCCCGCACCTCGACACGACGTGGGTCCTCGCGGTGACCGAGGGGCCGCACGGCGCCCCCGAGTTCTTCACGCGCGCCGACATCGACGCGCTGTACTCCGCGGAGTACCGCGTGCAGGTCAACTCCGCCCGCACCGGCGTGCGGCTCACCGGCCCGAAGCCGGCGTGGGCGCGCACCGACGGCGGCGAGGCGGGGCTGCACCCCTCGAACATCCACGACACGCCCTACGCCGTCGGCGCGCTCGACTTCACCGGCGATACCCCCGTGCTCCTCGGCCCCGACGGGCCGAGCCTCGGCGGGTTCGTGTGCCCGGTGGTCGTGGCATCCGGGGATCTCTGGAAGCTCGGGCAGCTGCGGCCGGGCGACGTCGTGCGGTTCGCGCCGGTGCGCGAGGCCGATGCGGCCACGCTCGACCCGGCGATCGCCGCCCCCGCCCTCGTCGGCACCGGCGACGGCGACGACGGCGTGATCGCCTTGCGCGAGGCCGAGGTCGAGGGGGAGCGCGTCCTCCGCCCGCGGACGACGTACCGCCGCGACGGCGACGACAACGTCCTCGTCGAGTTCGGCGACCAGGTGCTCGACCTGGGGCTGCGCATGCGCGTGCACGCGCTGCAGGAACGCCTCGCGCACGAGGCGCCGAGAGGGATCCTCGACGTCACCCCCGGCATCCGGTCGCTCCAGGTGCACACGGATGCCTCGGTGCTGCGCGCGTCGCAACTCGTGGGATTGCTGCGCGAACTCGACGACGACCTGCCGCCCACGTCCGAGCTCGTCGTGCCGTCGCGCGAGGTGCGGCTGCCGCTGTCGTGGGACGACCCCGCGACGCGTCTGGCGATCGAGCGGTACATGGCGGGCGTCCGCGACGACGCCCCGTGGACGCCGTGGAACATCGAGTTCATCCGCCGCATCAACGGCCTCGACAGCGTCGACGACGTCTACCGCACCGTGTTCGACGCGCAGTACCTCGTGATGGGGCTCGGCGACGTGTACCTCGGGGCGCCGGTGGCGACACCGCTCGACCCGCGCCACCGCCTGGTCACGACGAAGTACAACCCGGCGCGCACGTGGACGGCCGAGAACTCCGTCGGCATCGGCGGCGCGTACATGTGCATCTACGGCATGGAGGGCCCGGGCGGCTACCAGTTCGTTGGCCGTACCGTGCAGATCTGGAACCGTTTCCGCCGCGGCGGGCTGTTCGCCGAGAACCCGTGGGCGCTGCGATTCTTCGACCGCATCCGCTGGTACCCCGTCTCGGCCGAGGAACTCCTCGACCTCCGGGCGGACGTGGATGCCGGGCGCGGGAATTTCGAGACCGTTGAGGGCGAGTTCGCCCTGGCGGAGTACGAGCGGTTCCTCGCCGACGAGGCGCCGGGGATCGAGGCGTTCCGCGAGCGCCAACGCCGCGCTTTCGACGAGGAGCGCGAGCGGTGGCGCGCGAGCGGCGAGTTCGACCGCGTCGACGAGGCACCGGCCGCGGCCCCGACCGCGGGCCGCGAACTGCCGCCCGGAACGGTGGGGGTGACCGCGCCGTTCGCCGCCGCGGTCTGGCGCGTGGATGCCGCTCAGGGAGCGGCCGTGCAGAAGGAAGAGAAGATGATCGTGCTGGAGGCGATGAAGATGGAGACCCCGATCGGGTCGCCGGTGACGGGGACCGTCGCCGAGGTGTTCGTACGGCCCGGCGAGACCGTGGCCGCGGGCCAGCTGCTCGCCGCCGTGGCGGTGGACGCGTGA
- a CDS encoding 5-oxoprolinase subunit PxpA, which yields MRGVDLNADLGETRDGMPTADDEAMFAVISSASVACGGHAGDDASMRASVERAARFGVAIGAHPSYEDRANFGRIRRDPPASELRASVARQLDALEAAGADLRYVKPHGALYHAVSADPVQAAAVVAAVADHSARLGRPLPVLGLPGAIVEAAASAGLPFVPEAFLDRGYTARGGLVPRDQPGALIDDPARVADRALRLALEGTVDAVDGTTLTVDAASLCLHGDTPAAVAMARAVRAALDAAHIEVRAPW from the coding sequence GTGAGGGGCGTGGACCTCAACGCCGACCTCGGAGAGACGCGCGACGGGATGCCGACCGCCGACGACGAAGCCATGTTCGCGGTCATCAGCAGCGCCTCCGTCGCGTGCGGCGGGCATGCGGGCGACGACGCCTCGATGCGGGCCTCGGTCGAGCGCGCGGCGCGGTTCGGCGTCGCGATCGGCGCGCACCCGTCGTACGAGGACCGCGCGAACTTCGGCCGCATCCGCCGCGATCCGCCCGCGTCCGAGTTGCGCGCGAGCGTGGCCCGTCAGCTCGACGCCCTGGAGGCCGCCGGCGCCGACCTCCGCTACGTGAAGCCGCACGGTGCGCTGTACCACGCGGTCTCCGCCGACCCGGTGCAGGCCGCCGCGGTCGTCGCCGCGGTCGCCGACCACTCCGCCCGCCTCGGCCGACCCCTGCCCGTGCTCGGCCTGCCGGGTGCGATCGTCGAGGCCGCGGCATCCGCGGGACTCCCGTTCGTGCCCGAGGCGTTCCTCGACCGCGGGTACACGGCACGCGGCGGGCTCGTGCCGCGCGACCAGCCGGGAGCGCTCATCGACGACCCCGCTCGCGTCGCCGACCGCGCACTGCGCCTGGCCCTCGAGGGGACGGTGGATGCCGTCGACGGCACGACCCTGACCGTGGATGCCGCGTCCCTGTGCCTGCACGGCGACACCCCCGCCGCGGTCGCCATGGCCCGTGCCGTGCGCGCGGCGCTGGACGCGGCGCATATAGAGGTCCGCGCGCCGTGGTGA
- a CDS encoding TetR/AcrR family transcriptional regulator translates to MAATRTGRPRASGASPTGLGTRADVLAAAAALFGTRGYASASTHAIAEAAGIRQATLYHHFARKQDILLALLLDTVQPSLDVAAQLLAREEEPAARLWALCVADVTLLAEAPHNTGALYLLPEVSDAAFEPFRERRSELETTYRTLVAACGVAPDTAAAGASLVLALVESVILQRKGGQTATLDATTIAAAALRVLDLDAATRERAAAAGPGVLSALG, encoded by the coding sequence ATGGCCGCCACCCGAACCGGACGCCCCCGCGCCTCGGGTGCGTCCCCCACCGGACTCGGCACGCGCGCCGACGTCCTGGCCGCCGCGGCCGCCCTCTTCGGCACGCGCGGGTACGCCTCGGCCAGCACGCACGCGATCGCCGAAGCCGCCGGCATCCGCCAAGCCACGCTGTACCACCACTTCGCGCGCAAGCAGGACATCCTCCTCGCGCTGCTCCTCGACACCGTGCAGCCCTCGCTCGATGTCGCCGCCCAGCTGCTCGCGCGCGAGGAGGAACCCGCCGCACGCCTGTGGGCGCTGTGCGTCGCGGACGTCACGCTGCTCGCCGAAGCCCCGCACAACACCGGCGCGCTGTACCTGCTGCCCGAGGTGTCGGACGCGGCGTTCGAGCCGTTCCGCGAACGCCGGAGCGAGCTCGAGACGACCTACCGCACGCTCGTGGCCGCGTGCGGCGTCGCCCCGGACACCGCCGCCGCGGGCGCCTCCCTCGTGCTGGCGCTGGTCGAGAGCGTCATCCTGCAGCGCAAGGGCGGGCAGACGGCGACCCTGGATGCCACGACCATCGCCGCCGCCGCGTTGCGCGTCCTCGATCTCGACGCTGCGACGCGCGAGCGCGCGGCCGCGGCGGGGCCCGGGGTGCTGTCGGCGCTGGGCTGA
- a CDS encoding urea amidolyase family protein produces the protein MGERAILAEVDDLARVLGLHAALAASPPAGVDDLVPAARTVLVAFDPARIAPAAVRAWILSVGQTPPDATAPGALVEIPTRYDGPDLEETAALLGIRPADLVARHAGAEWTVAFTGFAPGFAYLVSDAWPHDVPRLAQPRTRVPAGSIGLAGGFSGAYPRETPGGWRLIGTTDAPLFIPDAADPVLLAPGARVRFVPQRAAVSAAGATATGGDSASGGADAAAASSVPEIPSRLPALRIVAPGALATVQDLGRPGRAALGVARSGALDRGALRIANRLVGNAEDAAGVEIVLGGFRAVAERDTWVAVTGALGDLHLDGRAVDAYTPVFLPAGAELSIGVARGGARFVLAVRGGVTGPETLGSRSTDVLASLGPPALRAGDVLRAGEASHPMPVVDVFPWSVPEASIDVDLAPGPRADWFTPAARRTLGEATWTVSRDADRVGIRLDGPALERVRHDELPSEGMRPGALQVPPHGRPVVLLADGPVTGGYPVIAVVTDAALDRLAQVRPGDRVRFRGSR, from the coding sequence ATGGGGGAGCGGGCGATCCTGGCCGAGGTCGACGATCTCGCCCGGGTCCTGGGACTCCACGCGGCGCTCGCCGCGAGCCCACCCGCGGGTGTCGACGACCTCGTCCCCGCGGCCCGCACCGTGCTCGTCGCCTTCGACCCGGCCCGCATCGCCCCCGCCGCGGTCCGGGCGTGGATCCTCTCGGTCGGGCAGACCCCTCCGGATGCCACGGCGCCCGGCGCCCTCGTCGAGATCCCGACGCGCTACGACGGCCCCGACCTCGAGGAGACCGCCGCCCTGCTCGGCATCCGTCCCGCCGACCTCGTGGCGCGGCACGCCGGCGCCGAGTGGACCGTCGCCTTCACGGGCTTCGCTCCCGGGTTCGCCTATCTGGTGAGCGACGCCTGGCCCCACGACGTCCCGCGGCTCGCGCAGCCGCGCACCCGCGTCCCCGCCGGGTCGATCGGTCTCGCGGGCGGGTTCTCGGGCGCCTACCCTCGCGAGACCCCCGGCGGCTGGCGCCTGATCGGCACCACCGATGCTCCCCTCTTCATTCCGGATGCCGCCGACCCGGTGCTCCTCGCCCCCGGCGCCCGGGTGCGGTTCGTGCCGCAGCGCGCGGCCGTGTCCGCGGCCGGGGCAACCGCCACGGGAGGGGATTCGGCGAGCGGAGGGGCGGATGCCGCCGCGGCATCCTCCGTTCCCGAGATCCCCTCCCGCCTCCCCGCGCTCCGCATCGTCGCCCCCGGCGCTCTCGCGACCGTGCAGGACCTCGGCCGCCCCGGACGCGCCGCGCTCGGCGTCGCACGGTCCGGCGCGCTCGACCGCGGAGCGCTCCGCATCGCCAACCGCCTGGTCGGCAACGCCGAGGATGCCGCGGGCGTCGAGATCGTGCTCGGCGGATTCCGCGCCGTCGCCGAGCGTGACACGTGGGTCGCTGTCACGGGTGCGCTCGGCGATCTCCACCTCGACGGAAGGGCGGTGGATGCCTACACCCCGGTGTTCCTCCCCGCCGGCGCCGAGCTGTCGATCGGTGTCGCCCGCGGGGGTGCGCGCTTCGTGCTCGCCGTGCGCGGCGGGGTCACGGGACCGGAGACGCTCGGGTCCCGCTCGACCGACGTGCTCGCGTCGCTCGGCCCGCCCGCGCTCCGCGCCGGCGACGTGCTGCGCGCGGGGGAGGCGTCGCACCCGATGCCCGTCGTGGATGTCTTCCCGTGGTCCGTGCCGGAAGCCTCGATCGACGTGGACCTCGCCCCCGGTCCGCGCGCCGACTGGTTCACGCCCGCCGCCCGGCGAACACTGGGCGAGGCGACGTGGACCGTCTCGCGCGACGCCGACCGGGTCGGCATCCGTCTCGACGGTCCGGCGCTCGAACGGGTGCGGCACGACGAACTCCCCAGCGAGGGCATGCGGCCCGGCGCCCTGCAGGTACCGCCCCACGGGCGTCCGGTCGTGCTGCTCGCCGACGGGCCCGTGACCGGCGGCTACCCCGTGATCGCGGTGGTGACGGATGCGGCGCTCGACCGTCTCGCGCAGGTCCGGCCCGGTGATCGCGTGCGCTTCCGCGGGTCTCGGTAG